Proteins found in one Fimbriimonadaceae bacterium genomic segment:
- the rpsF gene encoding 30S ribosomal protein S6 has product MKTSKYEALYIVPASLTSEEVQAVADNFKGVVEKNGGTVESAGLWEKRKLAYEINDHREGNYILMHFEAPGNVPAELNRLMRINDQVIRHTILTRGPETETPAEVKA; this is encoded by the coding sequence ATGAAGACGTCCAAGTACGAAGCGCTTTATATCGTCCCCGCCTCGCTCACCAGCGAGGAAGTCCAGGCCGTCGCCGACAACTTCAAAGGCGTCGTCGAAAAGAACGGAGGGACGGTCGAGTCGGCCGGTCTTTGGGAGAAGCGGAAGCTTGCCTACGAGATCAACGACCATCGCGAGGGCAACTACATCCTCATGCACTTCGAGGCCCCCGGCAACGTCCCCGCCGAGCTCAACCGCCTCATGCGGATCAACGACCAGGTCATCCGCCACACGATCCTCACCCGTGGCCCCGAGACCGAGACTCCCGCCGAGGTCAAGGCATGA
- a CDS encoding HD domain-containing protein, with the protein MIAGANDVMRAMGYTEHGQRHADVVSGITRYIMEGLEMPPRQVELATIAAYLHDIGNSINRNNHPISGAGLAYNVLNEMGMPTEEITPILGAIGNHEELVGQPVSIMSASLIIADKGDVHFSRVQNPVIETFDIHDRVNYAVQKSRVELDAHAKTILLALEIDTSFATVMEYFEIFLSRMVMCRRSANMMGYRFALSVNGTSLE; encoded by the coding sequence TTGATCGCCGGTGCCAACGACGTCATGCGGGCGATGGGCTACACCGAACACGGCCAGCGGCACGCTGACGTCGTGAGCGGCATCACACGCTACATCATGGAGGGACTAGAGATGCCGCCTCGGCAAGTCGAACTTGCCACCATCGCGGCCTACCTCCACGACATCGGCAACTCGATCAACCGCAACAACCACCCGATCTCCGGCGCCGGACTGGCCTACAACGTCCTCAACGAGATGGGCATGCCGACGGAAGAGATCACGCCGATCCTGGGGGCGATCGGAAACCATGAGGAACTGGTCGGCCAGCCCGTCAGCATCATGTCGGCCTCGCTGATCATCGCCGACAAGGGCGACGTCCACTTCAGTCGTGTCCAGAACCCGGTGATAGAGACCTTCGACATCCACGACCGCGTGAACTACGCCGTCCAGAAGAGCCGCGTCGAGCTCGACGCCCATGCCAAGACCATTCTCCTTGCCCTGGAGATCGACACGTCGTTCGCTACCGTGATGGAGTACTTCGAGATCTTCCTGTCCCGCATGGTCATGTGCCGCCGCTCGGCGAACATGATGGGCTACCGGTTCGCCCTCTCGGTCAACGGAACCTCGTTGGAATAG
- a CDS encoding polysaccharide deacetylase family protein — MTLARILSAAVLVGALASHTPVAARPAQVFTQPARVTERKGNTEGSVIVPMYHHIGPTEKYMFRSYEHFRNDLLRFYKMGFRPVTMREYVHDDMKLAPGASPVVMTFDDSHRDQFNILEDGTVDPKCFVGIWMAFAAKHPDFPVKATFFVNANGPFGQKKWVAKKIEMLKAWGCQVGSHTMSHPNLKKLSEEQVVKEMGACIDMIEALGMEADSFCYPYGIKPKDMTLLTKGFEYKGKRYKHTDACLAGDQPAYSPKSKKFNPYNIARVGADDKDHGLTYWLNRIADGRHKPYVQP, encoded by the coding sequence TTGACCCTGGCCCGGATTCTGAGCGCCGCTGTTCTGGTCGGAGCCCTGGCAAGCCACACCCCTGTCGCCGCCCGGCCCGCCCAGGTGTTCACCCAGCCTGCCCGGGTCACCGAACGAAAGGGCAACACCGAAGGGTCGGTGATCGTGCCGATGTACCACCACATCGGGCCGACCGAGAAGTACATGTTCCGGTCGTACGAACACTTCCGCAACGACCTGCTGCGCTTTTACAAGATGGGGTTCCGCCCCGTCACCATGCGGGAGTACGTCCATGACGACATGAAACTCGCCCCCGGGGCGTCTCCCGTCGTCATGACGTTCGACGACTCCCACCGCGACCAGTTCAACATCCTCGAGGACGGCACCGTCGACCCCAAGTGCTTCGTCGGCATTTGGATGGCCTTTGCCGCCAAGCATCCTGACTTCCCCGTCAAGGCCACATTCTTTGTCAACGCGAACGGACCGTTTGGCCAAAAGAAGTGGGTCGCCAAAAAGATCGAGATGCTCAAGGCCTGGGGGTGCCAGGTCGGATCACACACCATGTCCCATCCGAACCTCAAGAAGCTCTCTGAAGAACAGGTCGTCAAGGAAATGGGAGCCTGTATCGACATGATCGAGGCGTTGGGCATGGAGGCAGACTCGTTCTGCTACCCTTACGGCATCAAGCCCAAAGACATGACGTTGCTGACCAAAGGGTTTGAGTACAAGGGCAAGCGGTACAAGCACACCGACGCGTGCCTGGCCGGAGACCAGCCCGCCTACTCGCCCAAGAGTAAGAAGTTCAACCCCTACAACATCGCCCGGGTCGGTGCTGACGATAAGGACCACGGCCTGACCTATTGGTTGAACCGGATCGCCGACGGCAGGCACAAACCTTATGTCCAACCCTGA
- a CDS encoding NTP transferase domain-containing protein, which yields MRAVVMAGGEGTRLRPITANRPKPLVPVANKPIMEHIVELLKAHGITDIVTTVHYLAHEIQNYFGDGSDFGVAMTHSIEDNPLGTAGAVKQAEVLLKGETFVIISGDALTDCDITKAVAFHRAKGSLATIVLSRVPNPLEFGIVITDEEGRVLRFLEKPGWSEVFSDTVNTGIYILEPEIFAYMEQGKNYDWSKDIFPQLLREGKPLYGYIMGEYWSDIGTLEQYREAQAHVLQGRTKLNIPGERTAPGIHIGHDTVVDPLAELVAPVCIGSNCRVKRGAKVGPFSVVGDSCLIEERAQIERSVMWDRCYISMDVEVQSATLGSRVTVKRESRINEDAVVGDRCLIDVGCTIRPRVKVWPDKTIERGSTVTMSLVTGNRWRGTLFRDLGVAGISNIEMTPEFATRFALAYGSVLPPGSLVVSSRDSSRSSRMIKRSVMASLLSTGCRVVDLHGLPVPITRHHTCLMGGAGAVNVRKLPGNTKLTLMEVFDSNGAYLPRAVERKVEASFFREDFRRADMDDLGQMVEAVQPVEAYTRDFKLKLPEPGNRRIRLVVDYGFNSVSTIFPEILSQVGFEVISLNSFNDARSAPRRRDQIDSHLDNLSRIVPSVGYDMGVLVTQEGESLHLVDDKGLRVVGNTLFTAMCLLVARSKPGARIAMSVTAPNRLEELLTKHGATTVRCRSGVRDLMAAAADNVDFAGNESGGFIFPNLHPGFDAMFALVHFARLLQAAGTPLNDLVNTLPEFHLAYRQIPCAWETKGTVMRKLSEESRQGARVELVDGIKIYDEDSWVLVLPDSFEPVFHVFAESPSLNNSEAMVHEFAGKIDVMRSGR from the coding sequence ATGAGGGCTGTTGTGATGGCGGGGGGAGAGGGGACGAGGCTAAGGCCGATCACGGCGAACCGCCCGAAGCCCTTGGTGCCCGTCGCCAACAAGCCGATCATGGAGCACATTGTCGAGCTCCTCAAGGCGCACGGCATCACCGACATTGTCACCACCGTCCACTACCTGGCCCACGAAATCCAGAACTACTTCGGCGACGGCAGCGATTTCGGCGTGGCGATGACCCACAGCATCGAGGACAACCCCTTGGGCACGGCCGGCGCAGTCAAGCAAGCCGAGGTGCTCCTGAAGGGCGAGACATTTGTCATCATCAGCGGCGACGCCCTGACCGACTGCGACATCACCAAGGCGGTCGCGTTCCACCGGGCCAAGGGCAGCTTGGCCACCATCGTCCTCTCCCGCGTGCCCAACCCGTTGGAGTTCGGCATCGTCATCACCGACGAGGAAGGCCGCGTCCTCCGGTTTCTGGAGAAGCCGGGGTGGAGCGAAGTCTTCAGCGACACGGTCAACACCGGGATCTACATCCTCGAGCCGGAGATCTTCGCCTACATGGAGCAAGGGAAGAACTACGACTGGAGCAAGGACATCTTCCCCCAGCTCTTGCGCGAGGGCAAGCCTCTCTACGGCTACATCATGGGCGAGTACTGGTCCGACATCGGCACCTTGGAGCAGTACCGCGAGGCCCAAGCCCATGTCCTGCAGGGTCGGACGAAGCTCAACATCCCCGGTGAACGGACCGCCCCCGGCATCCACATCGGCCATGACACCGTGGTCGACCCGCTTGCCGAGCTGGTCGCCCCGGTGTGCATCGGGAGCAACTGCCGCGTGAAACGCGGGGCCAAGGTCGGCCCGTTCAGCGTCGTCGGTGACTCGTGCCTTATCGAGGAGCGCGCCCAGATCGAGCGGAGCGTGATGTGGGACCGGTGCTACATCAGCATGGACGTGGAAGTCCAGAGCGCCACCCTCGGCAGCCGGGTCACCGTGAAGCGCGAGTCACGGATCAACGAGGACGCGGTCGTCGGAGACCGCTGTCTGATCGACGTCGGCTGCACGATCCGGCCCCGGGTCAAAGTCTGGCCCGACAAGACGATCGAACGGGGCAGCACGGTCACGATGTCGCTCGTGACCGGGAACCGTTGGCGCGGCACCCTGTTCCGCGACCTGGGGGTCGCCGGCATCAGCAACATCGAGATGACGCCGGAGTTCGCCACGCGGTTCGCCTTGGCCTACGGGTCGGTGCTCCCGCCCGGCAGCTTGGTCGTCAGCAGCCGCGACAGCAGCCGCAGTTCCCGGATGATCAAGCGGAGCGTCATGGCGAGCCTGCTCAGCACGGGATGCCGCGTGGTCGACCTGCACGGCCTCCCTGTCCCCATCACCAGGCATCACACCTGCCTCATGGGCGGGGCCGGAGCGGTGAACGTGCGCAAGCTGCCCGGCAATACCAAGCTGACTCTCATGGAGGTCTTTGACTCCAACGGGGCGTACCTGCCGCGCGCCGTCGAACGCAAAGTCGAGGCCAGCTTCTTCCGCGAGGACTTCCGGCGGGCCGACATGGACGACCTCGGCCAAATGGTCGAGGCGGTCCAGCCGGTGGAGGCCTACACCCGCGACTTCAAACTCAAGTTGCCCGAACCCGGAAACCGCCGCATCCGCCTTGTTGTCGACTATGGGTTCAACTCGGTCAGCACGATCTTCCCCGAGATCCTGTCGCAGGTCGGCTTCGAGGTCATCAGCCTCAACTCCTTCAACGACGCCCGGTCGGCCCCGAGGCGGCGGGACCAGATCGACAGCCACCTGGACAACCTGTCGCGTATCGTCCCTTCGGTCGGCTACGACATGGGCGTGCTCGTCACCCAAGAGGGTGAATCCCTCCACCTGGTCGACGACAAGGGGCTTCGGGTGGTGGGCAACACCCTGTTCACCGCGATGTGCCTTCTCGTGGCCCGGTCGAAACCAGGGGCGCGGATCGCGATGAGCGTGACCGCCCCCAACCGGCTCGAGGAGCTCCTCACCAAGCATGGGGCGACCACCGTCCGGTGCCGCTCGGGCGTGCGCGACCTGATGGCCGCGGCGGCCGACAACGTCGACTTTGCCGGCAACGAGTCGGGGGGGTTCATCTTCCCCAACCTCCATCCCGGCTTCGACGCGATGTTCGCCCTCGTCCACTTCGCGAGGCTCCTCCAGGCGGCCGGCACACCGCTCAACGACCTGGTCAACACCCTGCCGGAGTTCCACCTGGCGTACCGGCAGATACCCTGCGCCTGGGAGACGAAGGGCACGGTGATGCGCAAGTTGAGCGAAGAGAGCCGCCAAGGTGCCCGGGTCGAATTGGTTGACGGTATCAAAATCTACGACGAAGACTCTTGGGTCTTAGTGCTACCCGACTCGTTTGAGCCCGTGTTCCACGTCTTCGCCGAGAGCCCGTCCCTGAACAACAGTGAGGCCATGGTGCACGAGTTCGCCGGAAAGATCGACGTGATGAGGTCGGGACGTTGA
- the serS gene encoding serine--tRNA ligase has protein sequence MLDRKLVREQPEFVRAQAARKGVSAPVDEFLRVDGEWRATKKELDDLRAEAKRVADSIGALRAAGKTEEFEAARAKTAEMKGQQKVLEEKERWLEEQLREVELQFPNLPHASAPDGKDETENPVVRTWGEKRAEPSRQHQEIAADLRLFDAELGAKVSGSRFVVYTGAGAKLLRALANFMADLQVRQNGYYEVSPPALVLGQSLEGTGNLPKFADDLYKAEGEDLWLIPTAEVPVTNLMRDTILDGARLPVKLAAYTPCFRREAGAAGKDTRGILRMHQFDKVELVKFVTPETSYDELEALVTDAEDVLQALGLHYRVIELCTGDMGDKAAKIYDLEVWAPGEGRYLEVSSCGNFEAFQARRTNIRFRREAGAPPEFVHVLNGSGLAVPRLMVALLETYWRDGHVEVPAALVPYMGGDRIDAPASHPF, from the coding sequence ATGCTCGACCGCAAGCTCGTCCGCGAACAGCCGGAATTCGTCCGCGCCCAGGCCGCCCGCAAGGGTGTCTCGGCCCCGGTCGACGAGTTCCTGCGCGTCGACGGTGAGTGGCGGGCGACCAAAAAGGAACTCGACGACCTGAGGGCAGAGGCCAAACGGGTGGCCGACTCCATCGGGGCCCTGCGGGCGGCCGGCAAGACCGAAGAGTTCGAAGCGGCCCGGGCCAAAACGGCCGAAATGAAGGGCCAGCAGAAGGTGCTTGAGGAGAAGGAGCGGTGGCTTGAAGAACAGCTCCGCGAAGTCGAACTGCAGTTCCCCAACCTGCCCCATGCGTCGGCACCTGACGGAAAGGACGAGACCGAGAACCCGGTGGTCCGCACGTGGGGCGAGAAGCGCGCCGAGCCGAGCCGACAGCACCAGGAGATCGCCGCGGACCTCCGCCTCTTCGACGCCGAATTGGGGGCCAAGGTCAGCGGGAGCCGGTTTGTCGTCTACACCGGGGCCGGGGCCAAGCTGCTGCGGGCGCTCGCCAATTTCATGGCCGACCTTCAGGTGCGCCAGAACGGCTACTACGAGGTGTCACCGCCAGCGCTCGTGCTGGGCCAAAGCCTGGAGGGGACCGGCAACCTGCCCAAGTTTGCCGACGACCTCTATAAGGCCGAGGGAGAAGACCTGTGGTTGATCCCGACCGCCGAGGTGCCCGTCACCAACCTGATGCGCGACACCATCCTGGACGGGGCCCGACTGCCCGTCAAGCTGGCCGCCTACACGCCGTGTTTCCGGCGCGAGGCCGGGGCCGCGGGCAAGGACACCCGGGGCATCCTGCGCATGCACCAGTTCGACAAGGTCGAACTTGTCAAATTCGTGACACCCGAGACGTCGTACGACGAACTGGAGGCCCTTGTGACCGACGCCGAGGACGTCCTCCAGGCCCTTGGCCTCCACTACCGGGTCATCGAACTCTGTACCGGGGACATGGGCGACAAGGCCGCCAAGATCTACGACCTGGAGGTCTGGGCCCCCGGCGAAGGCCGCTACCTGGAGGTCTCGAGCTGCGGCAACTTCGAGGCTTTCCAGGCTCGTCGGACGAACATCCGCTTCCGGCGTGAGGCCGGGGCCCCGCCCGAGTTCGTGCACGTCTTGAACGGGTCTGGCCTCGCCGTGCCGCGTCTGATGGTGGCGTTGCTGGAGACGTATTGGCGTGACGGCCACGTCGAGGTGCCCGCCGCGCTGGTGCCCTATATGGGCGGCGACCGGATCGACGCGCCGGCCAGCCACCCGTTCTAG
- a CDS encoding VCBS repeat-containing protein translates to MLTAILLAPPVTWQHVVVDPAFRSEAVAVADVDRDKKPDILVGDYWYDGAARKRHEIRPPLELGDGFSTYSEAFAVFAGDVDGDGWVDQITVGYPGTAAKWYANPRGKPGHWKENVAWPSVCNESPLFVDLFRDKKPVLVCGTQPNGQENQGQMVWLEPGREWRAHPVSGPSTPGHEVPGTQRFSHGLGVGDINGDGRDDVVTVDGWWEQPRAGRGAAGPWPFHPAKLGGPAAQLAVLDIDGDGKADVVASSAHNYGVWAAVQQGDGTFLIKELFPRLVASAHALVMADLDGDKVPDIVTGKRFWAHAWNDPGARDPARLYWLRGRRARDRSVTFQPVVVDEDSGVGTGLVVADFDGDGRQDIVTSNKKGVHAFLQRRG, encoded by the coding sequence ATGCTCACCGCCATACTGCTGGCGCCGCCAGTGACCTGGCAGCATGTCGTTGTCGACCCCGCCTTCCGGTCGGAGGCGGTCGCGGTGGCCGACGTCGACCGCGACAAGAAGCCCGACATCCTCGTCGGCGACTACTGGTACGACGGTGCCGCGCGCAAGCGGCACGAAATCCGGCCCCCGCTGGAACTCGGCGACGGATTCTCGACCTACAGCGAGGCGTTCGCGGTCTTTGCGGGCGACGTGGACGGCGACGGCTGGGTCGACCAGATCACGGTCGGCTATCCGGGCACGGCGGCCAAGTGGTACGCCAACCCGAGGGGCAAGCCCGGCCACTGGAAGGAGAACGTCGCCTGGCCCAGCGTGTGCAACGAGTCACCGCTCTTCGTCGACCTCTTCCGCGACAAGAAGCCTGTGCTGGTGTGCGGGACCCAACCAAACGGTCAGGAAAACCAGGGCCAGATGGTTTGGCTCGAACCGGGCCGCGAGTGGCGGGCCCACCCGGTCAGCGGGCCGTCGACCCCGGGCCACGAGGTCCCCGGAACCCAGCGGTTCTCCCACGGGCTTGGCGTCGGCGACATCAACGGCGACGGGCGGGACGACGTCGTGACGGTGGACGGCTGGTGGGAGCAGCCCCGGGCGGGCCGCGGGGCGGCGGGGCCGTGGCCCTTCCACCCGGCCAAGCTGGGCGGGCCGGCCGCCCAGCTTGCCGTGCTGGACATCGACGGCGACGGCAAGGCGGACGTCGTGGCCAGCTCCGCCCACAACTACGGCGTGTGGGCCGCCGTCCAGCAGGGGGACGGTACGTTCCTCATCAAGGAGCTCTTCCCCCGACTCGTCGCCTCGGCCCACGCCCTGGTCATGGCCGACCTGGACGGAGACAAGGTTCCCGACATCGTCACCGGCAAAAGGTTCTGGGCCCACGCATGGAACGACCCCGGCGCCCGCGACCCGGCCCGCCTGTATTGGCTACGGGGTCGCCGGGCCCGCGACCGGTCGGTCACGTTTCAGCCGGTCGTGGTCGACGAGGACAGCGGCGTCGGCACCGGTCTCGTCGTGGCGGACTTTGACGGTGACGGCAGGCAAGACATCGTGACGAGCAACAAGAAAGGTGTCCATGCCTTTCTGCAGCGTCGCGGCTAG
- a CDS encoding alpha-mannosidase, whose protein sequence is MLKHTTITRDRVRQFIEFQLREGLLHSAVDVPAELLVQACATPADAAAAKGWKPVRPGDVWGPTYQEGWYRVAADVPAELRGQSLVLTYGKPEIAWERGEMVEGTVFAGDVAVGGLDFAHNWFRLPGGATRLDYLVQTYAHNAETTVHRPEKPRTAKPEVFRGFILAALDEELLALYFDCAFCFDFLNAVAEDDPAHATVLRALNDVCNLWAGGRPKSLAGCRKVLRDALDSLGNELKHTITPVGHAHLDTAWLWPLSVTHLKMTHTTALQLDLMDKYPEHVFAHSQASQYEWLEKERPELFDRVKRAVKRGQWEVVGSMWVEADCNLTGPESLVRQFLYGRRYFHKHFGTTTDDLWLPDVFGYSAAIPQILDKFGIQFFLTQKMSWNQTNKIPHNTFWWKGIDGTSVWTHFPPADTYIASGAPSEIVASVKKHRDQSRSDRSLYLYGFGDGGGGPTEFHLERLRRARSAPAMPAIETRTKANHFFHRAKEESKDLCTWSGELYFEMHRGTYTSQAANKRDNRVCEFLLRDAELLAAFAPDYPAAELESAWKLVLLNQFHDIIPGSSVREVYVDSARDYAEVKKTGAAVVERSLRALGQPLVPAGVEEPFAIFHNARVPSQAAVPFAGGPEPNSVVCDGESLPVQVVEAFGERQLVFPVPTGALGAVAVAHFSDAQPLAQPRLKAAPRKLESHEWSVKFDAHGNITSLQTLEDDPVEFVQPGKLANLFQILDDRPLFWDAWDTDAYSQEAPRDLVKSESFEVVEKGPVRVAVELVKRFGDSTVRQRISLGPTPGIRFDTEVDWRESHKMLKVAFPVNVNATRGSFEIQFGHVERPTHRNTSWDTARFEVCAQKWADLSEGGHGMALINTGKYGHDVHDNVMRLSLLRSPKAPDPVCDMGVHRFTYVLLPHYGQVQHSDVVDAAYAVNAEPHVVKLKAGKGGAGTSPELARVDDRNLVVEAVKKAEDSDKLVVRLYEAHNSRGTALLSLARPVRRAWLADLMEKPGEDLEVVDGSVRLTYRPFEIITVLAEV, encoded by the coding sequence ATGCTCAAGCACACGACGATCACGCGCGACCGCGTCCGGCAGTTCATCGAGTTCCAGTTGCGCGAGGGTCTGTTGCACTCGGCCGTGGACGTGCCCGCCGAACTGCTCGTCCAGGCCTGCGCGACACCGGCCGACGCCGCGGCGGCGAAGGGCTGGAAACCGGTACGGCCGGGTGACGTGTGGGGCCCGACCTACCAAGAGGGCTGGTACCGGGTCGCGGCGGACGTCCCTGCCGAACTCCGGGGGCAAAGCCTGGTCCTCACCTACGGGAAGCCCGAGATCGCCTGGGAGCGCGGCGAGATGGTGGAGGGGACGGTCTTTGCCGGCGACGTCGCCGTCGGGGGCCTCGACTTCGCCCACAACTGGTTCCGGCTGCCGGGCGGCGCGACACGCCTGGACTACCTGGTCCAGACCTACGCCCACAACGCCGAGACCACCGTCCACCGGCCCGAAAAGCCGCGCACGGCCAAGCCCGAGGTGTTCCGCGGCTTCATCCTCGCCGCCCTGGACGAAGAGCTCCTCGCTCTCTACTTCGACTGCGCCTTCTGCTTCGACTTCCTCAACGCCGTCGCCGAAGACGACCCGGCCCACGCCACCGTCCTGAGGGCCCTCAACGATGTCTGCAACCTCTGGGCGGGAGGCCGCCCCAAGAGCCTGGCCGGGTGCCGCAAAGTCCTTCGCGACGCGCTGGACAGCCTTGGCAACGAGCTCAAGCACACGATCACGCCGGTCGGCCACGCCCACCTCGACACCGCGTGGCTCTGGCCGCTCAGCGTCACCCACCTGAAGATGACCCACACCACCGCGCTCCAGCTGGACTTGATGGACAAGTATCCGGAGCACGTCTTTGCCCACAGCCAGGCGAGCCAGTACGAGTGGCTGGAGAAGGAACGGCCCGAGCTCTTCGATCGGGTCAAGCGCGCGGTCAAGCGCGGCCAGTGGGAGGTCGTCGGCAGCATGTGGGTCGAGGCAGACTGCAACCTCACCGGACCGGAGAGCCTCGTGCGCCAGTTCCTCTATGGCCGACGCTATTTTCACAAGCACTTTGGGACGACCACCGACGACTTGTGGCTCCCCGACGTCTTCGGGTACTCGGCGGCGATCCCCCAGATCCTCGACAAGTTCGGCATCCAGTTCTTCCTCACCCAGAAGATGAGTTGGAACCAGACCAACAAGATCCCCCACAACACCTTTTGGTGGAAAGGGATCGACGGCACGTCGGTGTGGACCCACTTCCCCCCCGCCGACACCTACATCGCCAGCGGCGCCCCCAGCGAGATCGTCGCGAGCGTCAAGAAGCACCGCGACCAGTCCCGGAGCGACCGCTCCCTCTATCTCTATGGCTTCGGGGACGGCGGCGGCGGCCCGACCGAGTTCCACCTGGAACGCCTGCGCCGGGCCCGCAGCGCGCCGGCGATGCCGGCGATCGAGACCCGCACCAAGGCCAACCACTTCTTCCACCGGGCCAAAGAAGAGAGCAAAGACCTCTGCACGTGGAGCGGCGAACTCTACTTTGAGATGCACCGGGGCACGTACACGAGCCAGGCCGCCAACAAACGCGACAACCGGGTGTGCGAGTTCCTGTTGCGCGACGCCGAGCTCCTCGCCGCCTTCGCCCCCGACTATCCGGCGGCGGAGTTGGAGTCGGCATGGAAACTCGTCCTCCTCAACCAGTTCCACGACATCATCCCCGGCTCGTCGGTGCGCGAGGTCTACGTCGACAGCGCCCGTGACTACGCCGAAGTCAAAAAGACCGGCGCGGCGGTCGTGGAGCGGTCGCTCCGCGCCCTGGGACAGCCGCTCGTCCCCGCTGGGGTCGAGGAACCGTTCGCCATCTTCCACAACGCCCGCGTGCCCAGCCAGGCGGCGGTGCCCTTTGCCGGCGGGCCGGAACCGAATTCCGTCGTGTGCGACGGCGAGAGCCTCCCCGTCCAGGTTGTCGAGGCGTTTGGCGAAAGGCAGCTCGTCTTCCCCGTGCCGACCGGCGCCCTCGGGGCCGTCGCGGTGGCCCACTTCAGCGACGCCCAGCCCCTCGCCCAGCCCCGTTTGAAGGCCGCCCCGCGCAAGTTGGAGAGCCACGAGTGGTCGGTGAAGTTCGACGCCCACGGCAACATCACCAGCCTGCAGACCCTGGAAGACGACCCGGTCGAGTTCGTCCAGCCGGGCAAGCTCGCCAACCTCTTCCAGATCCTCGACGACCGCCCGCTCTTCTGGGACGCCTGGGACACCGACGCCTACAGCCAAGAGGCCCCGCGGGACCTCGTGAAGTCTGAGTCGTTCGAGGTGGTCGAAAAGGGGCCAGTACGGGTCGCCGTCGAACTGGTCAAGCGGTTCGGGGACAGCACGGTCCGCCAACGCATCAGCCTGGGCCCCACCCCGGGGATCCGCTTCGACACCGAGGTCGACTGGCGGGAGAGCCACAAGATGCTCAAGGTCGCGTTCCCGGTCAACGTCAATGCGACCCGCGGGTCGTTCGAGATCCAGTTCGGCCACGTGGAGCGTCCGACCCACCGCAACACCAGTTGGGACACCGCCCGGTTCGAGGTATGCGCCCAAAAATGGGCCGACCTCAGTGAAGGCGGACACGGAATGGCGTTGATCAACACGGGCAAGTACGGCCACGACGTCCACGACAACGTCATGCGGCTCTCGTTGCTCCGTTCGCCCAAGGCGCCGGACCCGGTCTGCGACATGGGCGTCCACCGGTTCACCTACGTCCTCCTCCCTCACTACGGCCAGGTCCAGCACAGCGACGTCGTCGACGCGGCCTACGCGGTGAACGCCGAGCCCCACGTGGTCAAGCTTAAAGCGGGCAAGGGCGGGGCGGGGACGTCCCCCGAGTTGGCGCGGGTCGACGATCGGAACCTGGTTGTCGAAGCGGTGAAGAAGGCGGAGGACTCGGACAAGCTGGTCGTGCGCCTCTACGAGGCCCACAACTCGCGCGGGACGGCCCTGCTCAGCCTGGCCCGGCCGGTGAGGAGGGCCTGGCTGGCCGACCTGATGGAGAAGCCCGGGGAAGACCTTGAGGTCGTCGACGGGTCGGTGAGGCTCACCTACCGTCCCTTCGAGATCATCACCGTCCTCGCCGAAGTCTGA
- a CDS encoding DNA-processing protein DprA translates to MTGSDKGERRVHAAALVALYLRGGPGGALAGEASRWPKVWDALRADAPTLGAVPPALRRRGLWAEAAALDAPGVLSGALALVEASRAVTPSCPAYPARWLAALGTSAPPAVWASGTVPVCRVAGVAGSRRPTPQAERWLAAVVSGLAAAGLSLVSGGAHGVDRLAVAGMARACGEGRAVEVLPCGLDAASPAPGVARLAPWAPDAPFSTGQAMARNALLYAASPVTLVVQPRFRTGGTWAGAADALRRRLSSVVVWGPPGCPACAALVALGAVHAPAAPAEAAAFVAGLVSRPARPPQPSLFGAGVVREALGSVA, encoded by the coding sequence GTGACGGGGTCGGACAAAGGGGAGCGGCGCGTCCACGCCGCCGCACTGGTCGCTCTGTACCTGCGTGGCGGGCCGGGCGGGGCCTTGGCCGGCGAGGCGTCCCGGTGGCCCAAGGTCTGGGACGCGCTGCGTGCCGACGCGCCCACGCTGGGCGCCGTCCCCCCCGCCCTGCGCCGCCGGGGCCTGTGGGCCGAGGCCGCCGCCCTCGACGCCCCCGGGGTACTGTCGGGGGCCCTGGCTCTTGTCGAGGCGTCCCGGGCCGTGACCCCGTCATGCCCGGCCTACCCGGCCCGCTGGTTGGCCGCCCTCGGGACGTCGGCCCCGCCGGCCGTGTGGGCCTCCGGAACGGTGCCGGTGTGCCGCGTGGCCGGGGTCGCCGGGTCACGACGGCCGACGCCGCAGGCCGAGCGGTGGTTGGCCGCCGTCGTCTCCGGGCTCGCCGCGGCCGGTCTCTCGCTTGTATCTGGTGGGGCCCATGGGGTGGACCGTCTCGCCGTCGCCGGCATGGCCCGGGCGTGCGGCGAGGGCCGCGCCGTCGAGGTGCTCCCGTGCGGCCTTGACGCCGCCTCGCCCGCCCCGGGCGTCGCCCGCCTCGCCCCGTGGGCCCCGGACGCGCCGTTCAGCACGGGGCAGGCGATGGCCCGCAACGCCCTGCTCTACGCCGCGTCTCCCGTGACGTTGGTGGTCCAGCCGCGGTTCCGCACCGGGGGCACGTGGGCGGGCGCGGCCGACGCGCTGCGCCGACGCCTGTCGTCGGTGGTCGTGTGGGGCCCGCCGGGGTGCCCGGCTTGTGCCGCCTTGGTGGCCCTGGGGGCGGTCCATGCCCCGGCGGCCCCTGCGGAGGCGGCCGCGTTCGTCGCGGGGCTGGTGTCCCGGCCGGCCCGCCCACCCCAGCCGTCGCTGTTTGGGGCCGGGGTCGTCCGGGAGGCCCTGGGCTCGGTCGCCTAG